The genomic interval CGACAGGTCGCCCTGGCCGTCGCTGATCACGATCTCGAGGATCGACCCCTTGCGGTTCTGCATCCTGCGCTCGTTGACGCGTTTGACCTCGGCGACGATCGTGACCGGCTCGCCGACCGGCAGCGAGGAGATGGGTGTCAGTTCGCCGCGTCGTGCGTAACGGCGTGGGTAATGCGCGAGCAGATCGCCCACCGTGCGCATGCCGAATGCGCGCTCGAGTGCCGACGCAGTCTTGCCGCCGACGGCGCCGTCCAGGCGCGACTCGAGGCGGAAAGTCGGCATGGCACGAGTCTATTCAGGGCGGAGGACGCCCCGCCTGGCGGGCGGCCGTTTCGCTCGGCATGCAGCGGCGTGGCGTACGGTGGCGTCATGGTGCGAAGGCTGCTCTCTCGGCTCTATTGGGCGTGCAGCCGATGGGCACTCGTCACCGAGGCGGCGCCGAGTCGGCCCGCGGTGCTGCTGGGGGCGCCGCACACGTCGAACTGGGACTTCGTGCTGATGCTCGGCATCGCCTGGCGCCTCGGCATCCCGGTGCGATGGCTCGGCAAAGCGAGCCTCTTCCGTGGGTGGCGAGGACCTGTCATGCGACGGCTGGGCGGCATCCCCGTCGATCGTGATGACGCGTCGCGCGTCGTCGCCGACGTCGTCGCACGGATCAGGGCGGGCGATGTCTTCGGGCTCGTCGTGACGCCCGACGGCACGCGCGGCAGGAGTCCGTATTGGAAGTCGGGCTTCTACCGCATCGCCCGCGAGGCAGGCATGCCCGTCACGCTGGGCTACGTCGACCGCACCACGATGACCACGGGTCTCGGACCCACGGTCGAGCTCACGGGCGACGTGCACGCCGACATGGAGGTCATCCGGGCGTTCTATGCCGACAAGGCGGGTCTGCGGCCCGAGCTGCGCACCGAGCCCCGCCTGCGTGACGAAGACCCCGCGCCCACCGCGGCGTAGTGGGACCCGCGGCTATCGTGGGCGTGTGACACGCATCATCGCCGGGCGCGCGGGATCCATCACGCTCGAGGTTCCCGATGCGGGCACGCGCCCGACCAGTGATCGCGTCCGCGAGTCGCTCTTCGGTGCGCTGGAGTCGGCCGACGCCCTCCGCGGCGCGGCGGTGCTCGACCTCTACGCGGGTTCGGGTGCGCTCGGCCTCGAAGCCGTCAGCCGTGGTGCGACGAGAGCAGATCTCGTCGAGAAGTCGTCGCGCGCGGCATCCGTCGCCGAACGCAACGCGACCCGCGTCGCGAGAGCCGTGGGGAGGGATGCCGCGATCGTCGTGCATCGCGTGTCGGCCGCGGCGTATCTGCACGCTCCACGCGGACCCTTCGATCTCGTGTTCCTCGACCCGCCGTACGACCTGCCCGAATCCGAGCTCACGCACGCCCTCGAACTGCTCGTGCCGGCACTTTCACCGCACGCGACCGTCATCGTGGAGCGGGCAGCGCGATCGCCCGAGCCGACGCTGCCGCCGGCGCTCATCGCAGATCGGTCGAAGCGCTACGGCGACACGACGCTCTGGTGGGTGGCGCCCGAAGCGGCGACTTCCGGCTGACCGCGGCGAGCGTCGCCGTTCCAGACATCCGGCCCGTCGAAGCCGACATCGCGCGTGATCGCGAGGTGTCCGTTCGCGGACACCTCGAACCGGAGCGTCGTCGCATCCTCGAGCATTCGGACCTCCATCGAGACCGAACCACCCTCGTCGATCGCGACGGAGGTGAAGCGCTTGCTCACCGAGTAGATCGCGTGGGGAGTGTCTCACTCACACGGCGGACGCGCGAACTCCGCGATCACGCTGCCGTGGCGCGCGCCAGCGAGGGCCGTCGACAGCGCGCGTCACGGCATCCGGCTCAGGTGCTCGTGCACGATGAGCCATCGGCCGTCGCGACGCTCGAGAACGTTCGTCCCGCGCCCCTCGCCCGAGGCCTCCCGGCCGTCCCACAGCCCACGCCAGGTGTATCGGAAGACGGCAGTGGCGGCATCCGGTGCATCTTGGACCCACTCGATGTCGTGGACCTCGTACACCTCGTCGACGATCTGTCGCCAGGTGCTCTCGAAGTAGATCCGGACCTCGGCGGGGGTGCGGCACGTGGCGTCTCCGAAGAAGTAGACGCAGTCGGCGGCGAGGAGCGGCTCGACTGCGTCGAAATCATGCCGGTTCGTGGCCGTGACGTACTGGGCGAGGGCTAGGGCGGCGTTGTCCATGCCCGCAGGCTACCCGCCGTGCGCGTCCCAGTCGCGGTACGGATCCCACCCACCGGTGCCGGCGTGCGTGTGGCCGTCGACCAGCACCGCGTGCTCGCCGGCCGGCTCCACGCGACCGATGGGGTGGAACCCGACGGGGAGGACATCGGGACGGGCGAACGTCGCCAGGAGCGCGTGGTCTTCGCCGCCCGAGAGCGCGAACGCTGCATCCTCGCCGAGTGCCGGGCTGTCGATCCAGATCGAGACATCGGATGCGGCGGCCAGCCGCGACACGTCCAGTACGAGCCCGTCCGAGACATCCATCATCGCCGTCGCCCCCGCGGCCGCCGCGATGGGGCCGAGCTCGAGAGGCGGCCGCGGACGCAGCTGTGCCTCGAGATCGATCCGCTCGGCCGGGCTCAGCGTCGTGAGATCCGCGACGACCGGGTGGCCCGCGGCATCCCGGAAGCGATCGAACAGCAGCGCAAGGCCACGCGACGCGTGCCCCAGCGGTCCGGCGACGGCGAGGACATCGCCCGGACGAGCGCCGCTGCGCAACACGGGGGCTGCGCCGTCGAGCACCCCGAGTGCCGTGACAGCGATCGTGAGGGTGTCCGAGACGGTGAGGTCTCCGCCCTCGACGGCGCAGCCGGGCGCCAATGCTTCGCACGCCGCCCGCAGGCCGTCCGCGATGCCTTCGACGAATGACACCGGTGTGTCGTCGGGCATTGCGAGGGCGACCAGGAGGGCCGTCGGCCGAGCGCCCATCGCGGCGACGTCGGCGAGGTTGACGGCGGCCGCCTTCCAGCCGAGATCGAAGGCAGTCGACCACGCCAAGCGGAAGTCCGGACCGTGGACGAGCGTGTCGACGGTTGCGACCACCCTGCCGTCCGGGGCGGCGATCACGGCCGCGTCATCACCCGGTCCGACGAGAGCGGATGACGCGCCCAGCCGATCCAGGATCCGCCGCAGGATCGCGCCCTCACTCAGCTCGCCCACGGTCGGGTCGGACCCACTCATGGCCTCAGGTTAGCCTGGACGAGTGAGCCGATCCCGACGCCTGCTGGTCCTCGCGATCGCCGCGACAGCGGTCTTCGGAGTCACCGGCTGCGCGTCGACGGTCTCTCTCGAACCCGCGCCCGATTCCAACGACCCGGCGTGCGCCGAGGTCACCGTTCGCCTTCCGGGCGAGCTCGGCGGGCAATCCCGAAGGTGGACGGATGCTCAGGCCACCGGTGCGTGGGGCGATCCGGCCGCGGTGCTGCTCACATGCGGCGTCCAGCCGCCCGGTCCGTCGACGCTCCCCTGCCAGACGGTGAACGGCGTCGATTGGATCATCGACGACGCGGAGGCACCGCGCTACCGGGTGACGACGTTCGGACGGACGCCCGCAGTCGAGGTCTATCTCGACAACGAGGTGGTCTCGAGTGCCGACGTGCTGGATGCGCTCTCGGGGATCGTCGCAGTTCTGCCGACCGACGGCGCGGAGTGCAGCAGCCGCGCCGGCTGACTTCGACTCGCACCGCTGTCGGTTCAGCGCTCGAGCGCGGTGTCGATGAGCTCCGAGATGAGCTCGCCGTACGTCATTCCCGATGCGATCCAGCATTTCGGGAACATTGAGATCGGCGTGAAGCCCGGCATGGTGTTGAGTTCGTTGACGTACACACCGTCGGTCGTGAGGAAGAAGTCGACGCGTGCGAGGCCGCGCCCGTCGACAGCGTCGAAGGCACGCACGCCGAGCTCCTGTACCGCGGTGATCTGGTCGTCCGTCAGATCCGCCGGGCACACCACATCCGCCCCGTCGCCACCGAGGTACTTCCCCTCGAAGTCGTAGAACTCACGTGTCGTGAGGACGATCTCGCCCGGAAGCGAGGCGCGGGGTGCGGCGCCGCCTCGGCCCTCCAAGATCGCCACTTCGATCTCGCGGCCCGAGATCGCCTGCTCGATCAGCACCTTGTCGTCTTCGGCGAAGGCGAGCTCGAGGGCAGCCGCGAGCTCGGTCTCGTCGTGCACCTTCGACACCCCGACGCTGGACCCGGCCCGCGCAGGCTTCACGAAGACCGGTTCACCGAGGGCCGCGGCCTCCGCTCTCACACCCTCGGGATCGCGCTCCCAGCGCGCAGGCGTCACCGTCACCCACGGTGAGACCAGCACGCCTGCCGCCTGCAGCACGATCTTCATGAAGTGCTTGTCCATGCAGAGCGCCGAATCGAGCACCCCGCCCCCGGCGTACGCGAGGCCGAGCGTGTCGAAGAACCCCTGCACCGTCCCGTCTTCGCCGTGCACACCGTGCAGGATCGGCAGCACCACATCGACCGCTCCGAGGTCATCGACGGAGCCGTCGGCGCGCCGCACCCGCAGCGTCCGATCCGGCCCGGGTTCGGGCCACAGCACCCGCGTGCCGTTGTCGACCACCTCGGGCAGCCGGCTGGCGTCGAGCGCGAACTTGTCGGGATCGTCGTCCTCGAGGACGAACACGCCGTCACGCGTGATGCCGACCGGGATCACCCGGAAGCGATCACGATCGATTGCCCGAAGCACCCCGCCCGCCGTCGCGGAACTGATCGAGTGCTCGCTGGATCGACCGCCAAAGAGCACCGCCACCGCCGGCCTGTCCATTCTGCGTCCTCTCGCCCTGGGGGGTGTCGTCGTCTGTGGTCAGGTGGGGCGCGATGTCGCGCGGATTCATCGTGCCGTCGAGCACCATCTTGACCTGCTCGACGATGGGCATCTCGACGCCGACCTCGCGTGCGAGCTGCAGGATCGGCGTGACCGATGCGAGCCCCTCGGCTGTCTGCTGCATCTGCTTCACGACGTCCTGAAAACTGTAGCCCTGGCCGAGCAGGCGCCCCGCCGTGTTGTTGCGGCTGAGCGGCGACTGGCAGGTCGCGATGAGGTCGCCGAGTCCGGCGAGGCCTTGCAGCGTCTCGGGATGCGCACCGAACGCCACCGCGAAGTCCGTCATCTCGACGAGCCCGCGCGTGATGATCGACGCCTTGGTGTTCTCGCCATACCCCACGCCGTCGACGATGCCGATCGCGACGGCGATGAGGTTCTTGAGCACGCCGCCGAACTCGGTGCCGATGACGTCGGTGTTCACGAAGGTGCGGAAGTAGCGGTTGCGGGCACGTCGGGCGACGGCATCCGCCGGCTCCTGGCTCGTCGACGAGATGACCGCGGCGGTCGGCTGCTCACGCGCGATCTCGAGCGCGAGGTTCGGACCCGATGCCACGGCGATGCGCAGGGGATCGCAGTGCAGCTCCTGTTCGATGACCTGGCTCATGCGCAGGCCGGTGCGGCGCTCGACGCCCTTCATCAGTGACACGATCGGAGCGTCGGTGTTCGCCACCAGCGGTCTCACGGCCTTGAGGTTCTGGCGAACGGCCTGACTCGGGATCGACAGGTAGACCTGCTCAGCGCCGTCGAGCGCCTCGGACAGGTGGTGGGTGGCCGACATCTCCCGCGGGAGGTTGATGCCCGGCAGGTATTCGCTGTTGCGCTTGCCCTCGTGGATCTCGTTGGCGAGTTCGGGACGCCGAGCCCACATCGTGACGTTCGCGCCGCCGTCGGCCAGGATCTTGCCGAACGTCGTTCCCCAGCTGCCCGCGCCGATCACGGCGACACGTGGGCGTGAGGCATCCGATCTACGGCTCAAGACGACCCGTCTCTTTCTGGCCGTGATCGGCGGGGTTCCAGCGTTCTCCGGGGGCAGGCTCGTTGCGAAGCTGCGCGAGCAGCCCCGCGATGTCGCCCATGAGCACATCGGTCGCATTCACGAGCGCGGCGGGCTGGCTCTCGCCGGTGCGGAAGACCGTGATGTCGACGGGATCGCCGAAGATGACCTTCACGGGCCGGCGAAGCGGCCACAGCTTGAGCTTGCCGTAGCGCGGGAGCACGGCCTGCGCGCCCCACTGGGCCATCGGGATCAGCGGGATGTCGGCGGCCAGAGCAAGCCGCACTGCACCCGTCTTGCCCCTCATCGGCCACATCTCCGGGTCGCGGGTGAGGCTGCCCTCGGGGTAGACGATGACGCCGCGACCGTGGCGGACCAGGGTCTCGGAGGTCTCCAGCGTCAGGCGAGCGGATGCGGCCGACGACGAGCGGGCAACCGGCACCATCCCGGTGATCCGCAGGATCCAGCCCAGTACCGGCACGTGGAAGAGGCTCTCCTTGGCCATGAAGCGCGGCGGACGCCCGGCCTTCCACACCGCGAGAGCGACAGCGAGCGGGTCGGCCTCGGAGTAGTGGTTCGGCGCAAGGACGTATGCGCCTTCGCGAGGCAGCTTCTCGGCGCCCTCGATCTCGAGCTTGAAGAGCAGCGCGATGAGCGGTGCGATGAAGAACGCGAGGGGCCAGAAGACGCTCGGACGGCGCTTCTCGGTCCCTGCGCGCAGGCGCGGCGACGTTGCGGCCACCGTGCTACCCGATGACATCGAAGTCGGCGCCCAGGGTGTCGAGCTTCGTGAAGAGCTTCTCGTAGCCACGGCGGATGATGCCCACGTTGCGGACGATCGACTCGCCCTCGGCCGCGAGCGCCGCGATGACGTAGCTGTAGCCGCCGCGCAGATCGGGCACCACGACATCCGCTCCGTGCAGCGGAGTAGGCCCGGTGATGACCGCCGCCTGCTCCAGCGCGCGACGGGGCACGCGTCGATTCGGGCTGTCGATCCCCTGCGGGTGCACGACGATGTCGGCGCCCATCTGGACGAGCGCCTCGGTGAACCCGAGCCGGTTCTCGTACACCGTCTCGTGCACGACCGATCTGCCCTGCGCCTGGGTCAGTGCGACGATGAGCGGCTGCTGCCAGTCGGTCATGAACCCGGGGTGGACATCGGTCTCGACGACAACGGGCTTGAGGGGTCCGCCGCGACGGAACCTGATGCCGTCCTCGTGGATGTCGAAGGCCCCACCGGCCTTGCGGTAGACGTTGAGGAAGGTGAGCATCTCCTGCTGCTTGGCGCCGCCGACGAAGATGTCACCGTCGGTGGCGAGCGCAGCGCACGCCCACGAGGCGGCCTCGTTGCGGTCGAAGATGCAGCGGTGGTCGTACCCCTGGAGCGTGTCGACACCCTCGATCAGGATGACGCGATTCGGCTCGTACGAGATGATCGCGCCCATCTTCTGCAGCACGGCGATGAGATCCATGATCTCGGGCTCGATGGCGGCGTTGCGAAGCTCGGTGACGCCCTTCGCCTTGACCGCGGTCAGCAGCACCTGCTCGGTGGCGCCCACGCTCGGATACGGCAGCACGATGTCCGCGCCGTGCAGCCCGTTCGGAGCCGTGATGCGGATGCCTTCGTAGCTCTTGTCGACGATCGCCCCGAACGCGCGGAGCGCGTCCATGTGGAAGTTGATCGGCCGGTCCCCGATGCGGCAGCCGCCGAGGTCCGGAATGAGCGCCTCACCGAGCAGGTGCAGCAGCGGCCCGCAGAACAGGATCGGGATGCGGGATGCCCCGGCGTGCATGTCGATCTCTTCGAAGTGCGCCGACACGGCGCCGGACGGGTCGAAGATGAGCGTGCCCGGCTCGTCGCCGTCGTCCACGGTCACGCCGTGCACCTCGAGGAGGGACCTCACGACCTGCACGTCGCTGATGCCGGGGACGTCGCGCAGGATGCTCGTCGTCTCGCCGAGGAGCGCCGCCACCATCGCCTTGGTGGCGAGATTCTTGGCACCCTTGACCTCGACACGACCGGTGAGCGGCCTGCCGCCCCGAATCGCGAGGGTCTCTCCGGACACTTCCTTCTCTCCTGCCTTGGTATCGGCCGTAACGCTGAGAAGCGACTTCATCCGGTGGACCTCACTTGTGTCATAGAGGGGTGGCTGGCAGACCGCGCGCCCTGGTAGGGCGGTGGTCCTGACTTACGGGACAGGAAGCGTCCGCGGCCGCCATGCCTCACGGCGAGCCTCGAACTGCGCGATCTTATCCGCATTGCGCAGCGTGAGCCCGATGTCATCGAGCCCCTCGAGAAGCCGCCACCTAGTGTAATCATCGATGTCGAAAGCCACGTCCACGTCACCGACGCGGGCGCGTCGCGCTTCGAGGTCCACGGTCATAGAGATTCCGGGTGCCGCCTCGATCTCGGCCCAGATGGCCTCGATGTCCGGTTCGGAGACGACTCCGGTGAGCAGACCCTGCTTGCCGGCGTTGCCGCGGAAAATGTCCGCGAACCGGGGGCTCAGGACGACCTTGAAGCCGAAGTCGCGTAGCGCCCAGACGGCGTGCTCGCGGCTCGAGCCGGTGCCGAAGTCGGGCCCGGCGACGAGGATCGACGCGCCCGCGTAAGCGGGCTGGTTGATCACGAACTCGGGATCCTGACGCCAGCTGGCGAACAGCGCGTCCTCGAACCCTGTCTTGGTGACCCGCTTGAGGTAGACGGCGGGGATGATCTGGTCGGTGTCGACGGCCGAACGCTTGAGCGGCGCGGCGACGCCGGTGTGGGTGACGAACTTGTCCATGTCAGGCCTCCACCTCTACCAGCGCATCGAGATCGCTGGGGCTCGAGAGCGTGCCGCGCACCGCGGTGGCTGCGGCGACCAGCGGCGAGACGAGGTGCGTGCGCCCGCCCTTGCCCTGACGTCC from Microbacterium pumilum carries:
- a CDS encoding 1-acyl-sn-glycerol-3-phosphate acyltransferase; translation: MVRRLLSRLYWACSRWALVTEAAPSRPAVLLGAPHTSNWDFVLMLGIAWRLGIPVRWLGKASLFRGWRGPVMRRLGGIPVDRDDASRVVADVVARIRAGDVFGLVVTPDGTRGRSPYWKSGFYRIAREAGMPVTLGYVDRTTMTTGLGPTVELTGDVHADMEVIRAFYADKAGLRPELRTEPRLRDEDPAPTAA
- the rsmD gene encoding 16S rRNA (guanine(966)-N(2))-methyltransferase RsmD, whose translation is MTRIIAGRAGSITLEVPDAGTRPTSDRVRESLFGALESADALRGAAVLDLYAGSGALGLEAVSRGATRADLVEKSSRAASVAERNATRVARAVGRDAAIVVHRVSAAAYLHAPRGPFDLVFLDPPYDLPESELTHALELLVPALSPHATVIVERAARSPEPTLPPALIADRSKRYGDTTLWWVAPEAATSG
- a CDS encoding YybH family protein, coding for MDNAALALAQYVTATNRHDFDAVEPLLAADCVYFFGDATCRTPAEVRIYFESTWRQIVDEVYEVHDIEWVQDAPDAATAVFRYTWRGLWDGREASGEGRGTNVLERRDGRWLIVHEHLSRMP
- the thiL gene encoding thiamine-phosphate kinase; this encodes MSGSDPTVGELSEGAILRRILDRLGASSALVGPGDDAAVIAAPDGRVVATVDTLVHGPDFRLAWSTAFDLGWKAAAVNLADVAAMGARPTALLVALAMPDDTPVSFVEGIADGLRAACEALAPGCAVEGGDLTVSDTLTIAVTALGVLDGAAPVLRSGARPGDVLAVAGPLGHASRGLALLFDRFRDAAGHPVVADLTTLSPAERIDLEAQLRPRPPLELGPIAAAAGATAMMDVSDGLVLDVSRLAAASDVSIWIDSPALGEDAAFALSGGEDHALLATFARPDVLPVGFHPIGRVEPAGEHAVLVDGHTHAGTGGWDPYRDWDAHGG
- a CDS encoding DUF3515 family protein translates to MSRSRRLLVLAIAATAVFGVTGCASTVSLEPAPDSNDPACAEVTVRLPGELGGQSRRWTDAQATGAWGDPAAVLLTCGVQPPGPSTLPCQTVNGVDWIIDDAEAPRYRVTTFGRTPAVEVYLDNEVVSSADVLDALSGIVAVLPTDGAECSSRAG
- a CDS encoding D-alanine--D-alanine ligase family protein, which gives rise to MDRPAVAVLFGGRSSEHSISSATAGGVLRAIDRDRFRVIPVGITRDGVFVLEDDDPDKFALDASRLPEVVDNGTRVLWPEPGPDRTLRVRRADGSVDDLGAVDVVLPILHGVHGEDGTVQGFFDTLGLAYAGGGVLDSALCMDKHFMKIVLQAAGVLVSPWVTVTPARWERDPEGVRAEAAALGEPVFVKPARAGSSVGVSKVHDETELAAALELAFAEDDKVLIEQAISGREIEVAILEGRGGAAPRASLPGEIVLTTREFYDFEGKYLGGDGADVVCPADLTDDQITAVQELGVRAFDAVDGRGLARVDFFLTTDGVYVNELNTMPGFTPISMFPKCWIASGMTYGELISELIDTALER
- a CDS encoding NAD(P)H-dependent glycerol-3-phosphate dehydrogenase; this translates as MIGAGSWGTTFGKILADGGANVTMWARRPELANEIHEGKRNSEYLPGINLPREMSATHHLSEALDGAEQVYLSIPSQAVRQNLKAVRPLVANTDAPIVSLMKGVERRTGLRMSQVIEQELHCDPLRIAVASGPNLALEIAREQPTAAVISSTSQEPADAVARRARNRYFRTFVNTDVIGTEFGGVLKNLIAVAIGIVDGVGYGENTKASIITRGLVEMTDFAVAFGAHPETLQGLAGLGDLIATCQSPLSRNNTAGRLLGQGYSFQDVVKQMQQTAEGLASVTPILQLAREVGVEMPIVEQVKMVLDGTMNPRDIAPHLTTDDDTPQGERTQNGQAGGGGALWRSIQRALDQFRDGGRGASGNRS
- a CDS encoding lysophospholipid acyltransferase family protein, which encodes MSSGSTVAATSPRLRAGTEKRRPSVFWPLAFFIAPLIALLFKLEIEGAEKLPREGAYVLAPNHYSEADPLAVALAVWKAGRPPRFMAKESLFHVPVLGWILRITGMVPVARSSSAASARLTLETSETLVRHGRGVIVYPEGSLTRDPEMWPMRGKTGAVRLALAADIPLIPMAQWGAQAVLPRYGKLKLWPLRRPVKVIFGDPVDITVFRTGESQPAALVNATDVLMGDIAGLLAQLRNEPAPGERWNPADHGQKETGRLEP
- the murA gene encoding UDP-N-acetylglucosamine 1-carboxyvinyltransferase, which encodes MKSLLSVTADTKAGEKEVSGETLAIRGGRPLTGRVEVKGAKNLATKAMVAALLGETTSILRDVPGISDVQVVRSLLEVHGVTVDDGDEPGTLIFDPSGAVSAHFEEIDMHAGASRIPILFCGPLLHLLGEALIPDLGGCRIGDRPINFHMDALRAFGAIVDKSYEGIRITAPNGLHGADIVLPYPSVGATEQVLLTAVKAKGVTELRNAAIEPEIMDLIAVLQKMGAIISYEPNRVILIEGVDTLQGYDHRCIFDRNEAASWACAALATDGDIFVGGAKQQEMLTFLNVYRKAGGAFDIHEDGIRFRRGGPLKPVVVETDVHPGFMTDWQQPLIVALTQAQGRSVVHETVYENRLGFTEALVQMGADIVVHPQGIDSPNRRVPRRALEQAAVITGPTPLHGADVVVPDLRGGYSYVIAALAAEGESIVRNVGIIRRGYEKLFTKLDTLGADFDVIG
- the leuD gene encoding 3-isopropylmalate dehydratase small subunit; the encoded protein is MDKFVTHTGVAAPLKRSAVDTDQIIPAVYLKRVTKTGFEDALFASWRQDPEFVINQPAYAGASILVAGPDFGTGSSREHAVWALRDFGFKVVLSPRFADIFRGNAGKQGLLTGVVSEPDIEAIWAEIEAAPGISMTVDLEARRARVGDVDVAFDIDDYTRWRLLEGLDDIGLTLRNADKIAQFEARREAWRPRTLPVP